A genomic window from Desulfovibrio legallii includes:
- a CDS encoding acyltransferase domain-containing protein, whose amino-acid sequence MQHPPESTANLAAVRGEKPQSPLTGDAASGLDAAPDCPVQAPAAPDPAAELALDGVRYVDLCEAGRTWRLGSCTPLWRQDLPLAGGEPDPATLAALAEKDVWLAPADAPPPLALMCCGLGSVWPGMGRELYDHVPAARAMMDRIAAVAGWDVLGLMDETDVEKISRTRWQSPYLFMVELAQWSVLESLGLNPALFCGHSLGELIALCLAGIYTPEVGWYILDTRAAHMAELEARPGADTGMMAVHAERSVIDEAHTAWPDLYISNYNTPRQYILSGPRPVLLEARKSLRKRRIPAMMLNVSLAFHHPGMRVLRDLSLRRLGALDMAPPRRPALSCVTTQFYPPDQPGICRHIADLDEHAVRWSEAVQAIWQRDGIRHFLELGPQDTLCGLVADNEPRALCLAVSRKGHELEALRRVCARLYALGHLRRDAIAARMAAAPAGPRSAALRPLPHCGLIPLSATREAACCVCRPDEAEGSNAPATPPAQPVPAVHCPPALLEVLSRASGRPVAELRPDMDLRYDLALRSSRFPLIVEELEKVLGRSVNFEDLLRAVTVGDLARLLGAGQAPDPTATVRRPVRICPAPLQRLAPAEGDAPLRPLPLDPCGAGLPLASGQTLAVWLEDDRLLPRLLRGLAPLGLTLAVPARLLAACAPLTAGARLLPWDVPLGVATDPAVAAASLKALASVAGTVDGLLLTPPPDTAALAEQGAAQADLLTALWTAARPHGLRWACCCAALAPTPEHAGGLLPLEDRLLALGARDSVPVRAIRLLDTGRAGLDEWGDLLARELLRGTAARVLWARPGTLPDLPDTGAPSPLLERPRAFPLVFPDPHPAYRATATLFQGACHFSRYADPSLSRHGGCGQARAAGLPDLPWLPVSRALEALLEGARQLLPWLTVCGFSDLRFHDSPLLPPGITRECRVLVEAEPWLGQDAVMTRLCRGQLLTRGLTSNGRHTDQYVPAAEGHALLAAAAGSVPPLWPRAEAQGTGAAPAAFYDAAGLGTDWRLLTDFLPLDDHCFAAGLQPAGSTSIAPHDDCGYTDALHVVEGLVQAAWLAIAHDAGAPGAVVDPTAGLRGWRLAAAGFIRWRGAGAVGPWRLMLRRSWADANLLRFDAQARDAEGQVFLTLHHLEFDRLRPEAGSSAREA is encoded by the coding sequence ATGCAGCATCCGCCAGAATCCACCGCCAATCTCGCCGCCGTACGGGGCGAGAAACCCCAATCGCCGCTCACGGGGGACGCAGCCTCCGGGCTGGACGCCGCTCCGGATTGTCCCGTTCAGGCCCCCGCCGCCCCGGACCCTGCCGCAGAACTGGCGCTGGACGGCGTGCGCTATGTGGATCTGTGCGAGGCTGGGCGCACCTGGCGGCTCGGCAGCTGCACACCCCTCTGGCGGCAGGATCTGCCCCTCGCGGGAGGCGAACCCGACCCCGCGACGCTGGCGGCCCTGGCGGAAAAAGACGTCTGGCTTGCCCCGGCGGACGCGCCGCCGCCTCTGGCCCTCATGTGCTGCGGGCTTGGCTCCGTGTGGCCGGGCATGGGCCGGGAGCTCTACGACCATGTGCCTGCGGCCCGGGCTATGATGGACCGCATCGCCGCCGTGGCGGGCTGGGACGTGCTGGGCCTCATGGACGAAACGGATGTGGAAAAAATCAGCCGCACCCGCTGGCAGTCGCCCTATCTCTTTATGGTAGAGCTGGCCCAGTGGAGCGTCTTGGAAAGCCTGGGGCTCAACCCCGCCCTGTTTTGCGGGCACAGCCTGGGGGAGCTTATCGCCCTTTGTCTGGCGGGCATCTACACGCCGGAAGTGGGCTGGTACATACTGGATACCCGCGCCGCTCACATGGCCGAACTGGAGGCCCGCCCCGGCGCGGACACGGGCATGATGGCCGTACACGCGGAGCGGTCGGTCATTGACGAGGCCCATACTGCCTGGCCCGATCTTTATATTTCCAACTACAATACGCCGCGCCAGTATATTCTGAGCGGCCCGCGCCCTGTTTTGCTGGAAGCCCGCAAAAGTCTGCGCAAACGGCGCATCCCGGCCATGATGCTCAACGTGAGTCTGGCCTTCCACCATCCCGGCATGCGCGTGCTGCGCGACCTTTCCCTGCGCCGTCTGGGCGCGCTGGACATGGCCCCGCCCCGTCGCCCCGCACTGAGCTGCGTGACCACACAGTTCTACCCCCCGGACCAACCCGGCATCTGCCGCCATATTGCGGATCTGGACGAACACGCCGTGCGCTGGAGCGAAGCCGTGCAGGCCATCTGGCAACGCGACGGCATACGCCATTTTCTGGAACTGGGTCCGCAGGACACGCTCTGCGGCCTTGTCGCCGATAACGAGCCCCGCGCCCTCTGCTTGGCCGTCTCCCGCAAGGGGCACGAACTGGAAGCCCTGCGGCGCGTCTGCGCCCGTCTTTATGCTCTGGGGCATTTGCGGCGCGACGCCATTGCGGCCCGCATGGCCGCCGCCCCTGCCGGCCCCCGGTCCGCCGCCTTGCGGCCTTTGCCCCACTGCGGGCTTATCCCGCTGAGCGCCACGCGGGAGGCCGCCTGCTGCGTCTGCCGGCCCGACGAGGCCGAGGGGTCGAATGCCCCGGCCACGCCCCCTGCCCAGCCCGTCCCCGCCGTGCACTGCCCCCCCGCGTTGCTGGAAGTTTTGTCCAGGGCCAGCGGTCGCCCCGTGGCGGAACTGCGGCCGGACATGGACCTGCGCTATGACCTGGCCCTGCGCTCCAGTCGCTTCCCGCTCATTGTGGAAGAGCTGGAAAAGGTCTTGGGCCGCAGCGTCAATTTTGAAGATCTGCTGCGCGCTGTCACGGTGGGCGACCTGGCCCGGCTGCTGGGTGCGGGGCAGGCTCCCGACCCCACGGCAACCGTCCGCCGTCCGGTCAGAATCTGCCCTGCGCCTTTGCAGCGGCTGGCCCCGGCGGAAGGCGACGCCCCGCTCCGCCCCTTGCCCCTGGACCCCTGCGGCGCGGGCCTGCCGCTGGCAAGCGGGCAGACCTTGGCCGTGTGGCTGGAGGACGACCGCCTGTTGCCGCGCCTTCTGCGCGGCCTGGCCCCGCTGGGGCTGACCCTGGCCGTACCTGCGCGCCTGCTGGCGGCCTGCGCCCCTTTGACCGCGGGCGCGCGCCTGCTGCCCTGGGACGTCCCCCTCGGCGTTGCGACGGATCCCGCCGTCGCGGCGGCCTCTCTGAAGGCCCTGGCCTCCGTCGCCGGCACGGTGGACGGCCTGTTGCTGACGCCCCCCCCGGACACGGCGGCCCTCGCCGAGCAAGGGGCCGCACAGGCCGACCTGCTTACGGCTCTGTGGACGGCGGCCCGGCCCCACGGCCTGCGTTGGGCCTGCTGCTGCGCCGCCCTTGCGCCCACGCCGGAACACGCCGGCGGGCTGCTGCCCCTGGAGGATCGCCTTCTGGCCCTGGGCGCGCGGGATTCTGTGCCGGTGCGGGCCATACGCCTGCTGGACACGGGCCGGGCGGGGTTGGACGAATGGGGCGATCTGCTGGCCAGGGAGCTTTTGCGCGGTACGGCCGCGCGGGTGCTCTGGGCGCGGCCGGGCACGTTGCCCGACCTGCCGGACACAGGGGCCCCCAGTCCACTGCTGGAGCGGCCCCGGGCCTTTCCGCTGGTCTTTCCCGATCCGCACCCGGCCTATCGGGCCACGGCCACCCTGTTTCAGGGGGCCTGCCATTTTTCGCGCTACGCTGATCCCTCCCTGTCCCGACACGGGGGTTGCGGCCAGGCCAGGGCCGCCGGTCTGCCGGACCTGCCGTGGCTGCCTGTAAGCCGCGCTTTGGAAGCCTTGCTGGAAGGCGCGCGCCAGCTGCTGCCCTGGCTGACGGTCTGCGGTTTTTCAGACCTGCGTTTTCACGATTCGCCCCTGTTGCCGCCGGGCATTACCCGTGAATGTCGGGTGCTGGTGGAGGCTGAACCCTGGCTGGGACAGGATGCGGTCATGACCCGCCTGTGCCGGGGGCAACTGCTGACGCGGGGCCTGACGTCCAACGGACGTCATACGGACCAGTACGTCCCGGCGGCCGAAGGCCATGCCCTGCTGGCGGCGGCGGCGGGTTCCGTGCCGCCGCTCTGGCCGCGCGCCGAGGCTCAGGGAACGGGCGCAGCGCCCGCGGCTTTTTACGACGCCGCAGGCCTGGGGACGGACTGGCGGTTACTTACAGATTTTCTGCCCCTGGACGACCATTGTTTTGCCGCAGGCCTGCAGCCGGCGGGTTCGACCTCCATTGCTCCTCACGACGATTGCGGCTATACTGACGCTCTGCATGTGGTGGAGGGGCTGGTGCAGGCCGCCTGGCTGGCCATTGCCCATGATGCCGGCGCGCCCGGCGCTGTTGTGGACCCCACCGCCGGGCTGCGCGGCTGGCGGCTGGCGGCGGCGGGTTTTATCCGCTGGCGGGGGGCAGGGGCCGTCGGGCCCTGGCGGCTCATGCTGCGGCGTTCTTGGGCGGACGCCAATCTGCTGCGTTTTGACGCCCAGGCGCGGGACGCGGAAGGGCAGGTCTTTCTGACCCTGCACCATCTTGAGTTCGACCGTCTGCGGCCAGAGGCCGGGAGTTCGGCCCGCGAGGCCTGA
- a CDS encoding TolC family protein: MQRAHTTIPGPLPLLLLLMALSLALCACASSKAGLKSPELPARHWLEEAPGVPVENKAKLEAAVPNLYDPSKVFSFEDCVFLTIQQSPLLVNSAVELEIKRVALTNAVWKYLPEPRMTLTVSNNLTRYNMDHKDTPGDYGQTKFQVGFYAAFPNPVATYFEHQVQKAMVNLAIATHRKAVGEAIYKIAQAYLQLQAQSNIVKAQQELLPLGKELVDYWQQVESVEGRQGVSLNLAQQHQRELELMLEQTRMRETMQRTQLKILAGVEPQQRLNVDTDSADGILAGFDGRKLTWDNRWPATEDDLLLRGQVKLADYNIMVAWAQYLPDMSLSLNNNPPSGQYQPASGSEDTFLHFNISFPLVDWGRRYRGVQTARMQKAQAFHEMARKRTDYSNNWLQAEQRVSLAETELKLAKTRLDTAAMQYKEAHISFNEGIEQFPEVAKRHEAEVQARVAYIKADLECRLARLEWMYVANLLQERFLGLPAKEIL; the protein is encoded by the coding sequence ATGCAACGTGCGCACACTACCATACCGGGGCCTTTGCCGTTGTTGCTGCTGCTTATGGCGTTGAGCCTTGCACTCTGCGCCTGTGCCTCCAGCAAGGCCGGGCTCAAATCGCCGGAGCTGCCCGCCCGGCACTGGCTGGAAGAGGCCCCGGGCGTGCCCGTGGAAAACAAGGCCAAACTGGAAGCCGCGGTTCCCAATCTTTATGACCCCTCCAAGGTCTTTTCTTTTGAGGACTGCGTATTCCTGACCATTCAGCAGTCCCCCCTGCTGGTCAACAGCGCCGTGGAGCTGGAAATTAAGCGCGTGGCCCTGACCAACGCCGTGTGGAAGTACCTGCCCGAACCGCGTATGACCCTTACCGTGTCCAACAACCTCACCCGTTATAATATGGACCACAAGGACACGCCCGGCGACTACGGCCAGACGAAATTTCAGGTGGGCTTTTACGCTGCCTTCCCCAATCCGGTGGCCACCTATTTTGAGCATCAGGTGCAGAAGGCCATGGTCAACCTGGCCATTGCCACTCACCGCAAGGCCGTGGGCGAGGCCATCTACAAGATTGCCCAGGCCTACCTGCAGCTTCAGGCCCAGAGCAATATTGTCAAGGCCCAGCAGGAACTGCTGCCCCTGGGTAAGGAACTGGTGGACTACTGGCAGCAGGTGGAATCAGTGGAAGGCCGCCAGGGCGTTTCGCTGAACCTGGCCCAGCAGCACCAGCGCGAGCTGGAACTTATGCTGGAGCAGACCCGCATGCGTGAAACCATGCAGCGTACCCAGCTTAAGATTCTGGCCGGCGTGGAGCCGCAGCAGCGCCTTAATGTGGATACCGACAGCGCCGACGGCATCCTGGCGGGCTTTGACGGCCGCAAACTCACCTGGGACAATCGTTGGCCCGCCACTGAGGACGACCTGCTGTTGCGCGGCCAGGTCAAGCTGGCGGACTACAACATTATGGTGGCTTGGGCCCAGTATCTGCCCGATATGAGCCTTTCCCTCAACAACAATCCCCCTTCCGGGCAGTATCAGCCCGCCAGCGGCAGCGAAGACACCTTCCTCCATTTCAACATCAGCTTCCCTCTGGTGGACTGGGGACGTCGTTACCGCGGCGTGCAGACCGCCCGCATGCAGAAAGCCCAGGCCTTCCACGAGATGGCCCGCAAACGTACGGACTACTCCAACAACTGGCTGCAGGCCGAACAGCGGGTGTCTCTGGCCGAAACCGAACTGAAGCTGGCCAAGACCCGTTTGGACACCGCTGCCATGCAGTACAAGGAAGCGCACATTTCGTTTAACGAAGGCATTGAACAATTCCCGGAAGTGGCCAAGCGGCATGAAGCGGAAGTTCAGGCCCGTGTGGCCTACATCAAGGCGGATCTGGAATGCCGCCTGGCCCGTCTGGAATGGATGTATGTGGCCAACCTGCTGCAGGAGCGTTTTCTGGGGCTGCCCGCCAAGGAGATACTGTAA
- a CDS encoding HlyD family secretion protein has product MLRARTLCRAASRRAVLSFVRVPAVFLLAALLSAQPLTAPLAAPSVSAAEAQPSIGNGATILTGKVVTTVTRAVPVPFNAVVDQVLVKPGDAVHKGAPLLRYHLQEEAERVLQREVTTGAGTEDLKGQALDLERRLAETSAQRNKTRQLVASGLGSRQALSRLEDDVHSLQRRIELLRTTISKTESNFAARLKELGGYFGAPIREGEILPATLTLTAPIEGYVLSLDTTLNAGTLLPAGSAPIRVGQLDPVLIQVPVYEAEISAIKEGDAVEVEIPSLNNKKFLGKVNEISWVSSDMSVANPSYYTVELTVPNPGLELKPGFKAVVRFKGSR; this is encoded by the coding sequence ATGCTGCGTGCCCGTACTCTTTGCCGTGCGGCCTCGCGCCGCGCCGTCTTGTCGTTTGTGCGTGTCCCGGCCGTGTTTTTGTTGGCCGCTTTGCTGTCTGCACAGCCGCTGACAGCGCCCCTGGCTGCACCGTCCGTCAGCGCGGCCGAGGCGCAGCCTTCCATCGGCAATGGCGCCACTATCCTCACGGGCAAGGTGGTGACCACCGTCACCCGCGCCGTGCCTGTGCCCTTCAACGCCGTGGTGGATCAGGTGCTGGTCAAGCCCGGCGATGCGGTGCACAAGGGCGCGCCTCTTTTGCGCTACCACCTGCAGGAAGAAGCGGAACGTGTTCTGCAGCGCGAAGTCACCACTGGCGCGGGCACTGAAGACCTCAAGGGGCAAGCGCTGGATCTGGAGCGTCGTCTGGCCGAAACCTCGGCCCAGCGCAACAAAACCCGCCAGCTGGTGGCCTCCGGCCTGGGGTCGCGTCAGGCTCTGAGCCGCCTGGAGGACGACGTCCACTCCCTGCAACGACGCATCGAACTGCTGCGCACCACCATCAGCAAGACTGAAAGCAACTTTGCCGCCCGCCTCAAGGAGCTGGGGGGCTATTTTGGCGCACCCATCCGCGAAGGCGAAATTCTGCCCGCTACCCTCACCCTCACCGCCCCCATTGAGGGCTATGTGCTCTCGCTGGACACCACCCTCAACGCCGGCACCTTGCTGCCCGCCGGCAGCGCGCCCATCCGCGTGGGGCAGCTGGACCCCGTGCTCATCCAGGTGCCCGTCTACGAGGCCGAAATCAGCGCCATCAAGGAGGGAGACGCTGTGGAGGTGGAAATTCCCTCCCTCAACAACAAAAAGTTTCTGGGCAAAGTGAACGAAATATCCTGGGTTTCCAGTGATATGAGCGTGGCAAACCCCTCCTACTACACCGTTGAGCTCACCGTGCCCAATCCCGGGCTGGAGCTCAAGCCCGGCTTCAAGGCCGTGGTGCGGTTCAAAGGGAGCAGGTAA
- a CDS encoding oligosaccharide flippase family protein has protein sequence MKLKSIPRRLGYILGAQWTRDLAWTGFTILLARHSPDVLGQIVLALTYGYLVKTVADVGLNDFLLSTFARREGHPRALLGEVTWLKLVVLLAALGVTWLVTGWQHYTPELRLVVMCIALGLGLDGVSDSFFALCQARGRQDVEMRIRVPASLVGIGFGIGCVLFDAPPLLIALYKPIESLLFIAFALTALRRNPLAGVGWENMRHLARQMKNGFIFTCMAACAMFYNKINVIFLKQYGGNADVGGYGVAWETVEGLSVLVSSALLGKVIFPLLARYWEEDKAAFSQLAGQTARTLWAAALPVIFLICVESDRFLPLIYGPNYQSAVTAQRLLTPCLATAFLHNLAAYAMIGMRRHRLLLAFYVSGLVCNLICCFVLIPRMPLEGAALSLTITKVWVALLTVGYFQWVARPMRLGQWALLLGAALVSVALWWACGHVVPRELAELAGLVPLLALFWYWRPPPPFEKA, from the coding sequence ATGAAGCTCAAGAGTATTCCTCGCAGGCTGGGCTATATTCTGGGCGCGCAGTGGACGCGCGACCTGGCCTGGACAGGCTTCACCATCCTTCTGGCCCGGCACAGCCCGGACGTGCTGGGTCAGATAGTGCTGGCCCTGACCTATGGCTATCTGGTCAAGACCGTGGCCGACGTGGGTCTGAACGATTTTCTGCTTTCCACCTTCGCCCGGCGCGAAGGCCACCCCCGCGCCCTGCTGGGCGAAGTTACCTGGCTCAAGCTCGTGGTTTTGCTGGCGGCCTTGGGCGTCACCTGGCTGGTCACCGGCTGGCAGCACTATACGCCGGAGCTGCGCCTGGTGGTTATGTGCATTGCCCTGGGCCTGGGGCTGGACGGCGTCAGCGATTCCTTCTTCGCCCTTTGCCAGGCGCGCGGCCGCCAGGATGTGGAAATGCGCATCCGCGTGCCTGCCTCTCTGGTGGGCATCGGCTTTGGCATCGGCTGCGTACTTTTTGATGCCCCGCCCCTGCTTATTGCCCTTTATAAGCCTATAGAATCCCTGCTTTTTATCGCATTTGCCCTGACGGCCTTGCGCCGTAACCCCCTGGCCGGCGTGGGCTGGGAGAACATGCGCCACCTGGCCCGTCAGATGAAAAACGGCTTTATCTTCACCTGTATGGCCGCCTGCGCCATGTTTTACAACAAGATCAACGTCATTTTTCTCAAGCAGTACGGCGGCAATGCTGATGTGGGCGGCTACGGCGTGGCCTGGGAAACCGTGGAAGGTCTCTCCGTGCTCGTTTCCAGCGCCCTGCTGGGCAAGGTCATCTTTCCCCTCCTGGCCCGCTACTGGGAAGAAGACAAAGCCGCCTTCAGCCAGCTGGCCGGGCAGACCGCCCGCACCCTCTGGGCCGCCGCCCTGCCCGTCATTTTTCTCATCTGTGTGGAAAGCGACCGCTTCCTGCCCCTCATCTACGGCCCCAACTACCAGAGCGCCGTCACGGCCCAGCGCCTGCTCACCCCCTGTCTGGCCACGGCTTTTCTTCACAATCTGGCCGCCTACGCCATGATCGGCATGCGCCGTCACCGCTTGCTCCTGGCCTTCTACGTCAGCGGCCTGGTCTGCAATCTCATCTGCTGCTTTGTGCTTATCCCCCGTATGCCGCTGGAGGGCGCGGCGCTCTCCCTCACCATCACCAAGGTCTGGGTGGCTCTGCTCACCGTGGGCTACTTTCAGTGGGTCGCCCGCCCCATGCGCCTTGGCCAGTGGGCTTTGCTTCTGGGGGCCGCCCTGGTCAGCGTGGCCCTGTGGTGGGCCTGCGGCCACGTGGTTCCGCGTGAGCTGGCCGAGTTGGCCGGCCTTGTCCCGCTTCTGGCCCTGTTCTGGTACTGGCGACCGCCCCCGCCTTTTGAAAAGGCGTAG
- a CDS encoding MOSC domain-containing protein: MGSIVAVCVSTKKGVAKKPVGQGVLATQHGIEGDAHAGPWHRQVSLLSWQAITAFKARGAKVADGCFGENLIVDGIDLAALPVGTRLAGREFLLEVTQIGKECHSHCQIFHTMGECIMPTQGIFTRVLRGGTVRPGDSLDILPAQPVVEAHS; this comes from the coding sequence ATGGGCAGCATTGTGGCCGTGTGCGTCAGCACGAAAAAAGGCGTGGCCAAAAAGCCCGTGGGGCAAGGCGTACTGGCGACGCAACACGGCATTGAAGGCGACGCTCATGCCGGACCCTGGCACCGTCAGGTGAGTCTGCTTTCCTGGCAGGCCATTACGGCTTTCAAGGCCCGTGGGGCCAAGGTGGCGGACGGCTGTTTTGGCGAAAATCTTATTGTGGACGGCATTGACCTGGCTGCATTGCCCGTGGGCACGCGTCTGGCCGGGCGAGAATTTTTGCTGGAAGTGACGCAAATCGGCAAGGAATGCCACAGTCACTGTCAGATTTTCCACACCATGGGCGAGTGCATTATGCCCACACAGGGCATTTTCACCCGCGTACTGCGCGGCGGCACGGTACGCCCCGGCGACAGCCTGGACATCCTGCCCGCCCAACCTGTTGTGGAGGCGCACTCATGA
- a CDS encoding TRM11 family SAM-dependent methyltransferase has product MTLKKFCPDNFELEMNTVWSFPQRGNWATHDAKYRGNWSPYIPRNLLLRYSAEGDTILDQFSGGGTTLVEAKLLRRNIIGIDINPKALERCKEKTDFAMPDGGKVKIIHGDARNMPFINDNSIDFICTHPPYADIIHYSEDIDGDMSLLPVSDFLEQMQRVAAESHRVLKSGKFCAILMGDTRKKGCVVPMSFEVMKIFQQAKFTIKEIIIKEQHNCKATGYWKTNSLKYNFLLLAHEYLFVFRK; this is encoded by the coding sequence ATGACACTGAAAAAGTTTTGTCCTGACAACTTTGAACTGGAGATGAATACGGTATGGTCGTTTCCACAACGAGGAAACTGGGCCACACATGATGCAAAATATCGTGGAAATTGGTCTCCGTATATCCCGAGGAACTTACTCCTCCGTTATTCTGCAGAAGGAGATACAATTCTTGACCAATTCTCTGGTGGTGGAACTACTCTGGTTGAAGCAAAATTACTGCGTCGCAACATTATTGGAATCGATATAAATCCTAAAGCTCTTGAGAGGTGTAAAGAAAAAACGGACTTCGCGATGCCTGATGGTGGTAAAGTAAAAATTATTCACGGCGATGCCAGAAATATGCCTTTTATTAACGACAATAGTATAGATTTTATTTGTACGCATCCCCCCTATGCTGATATAATACACTACAGCGAAGATATCGATGGCGATATGTCTCTTCTTCCTGTTTCTGACTTTTTAGAACAAATGCAAAGAGTCGCGGCAGAAAGCCACCGCGTATTAAAATCTGGGAAATTTTGCGCCATTTTGATGGGCGATACTCGAAAAAAAGGCTGCGTTGTTCCCATGAGTTTTGAGGTCATGAAAATTTTTCAACAAGCAAAATTTACCATCAAGGAAATCATCATCAAGGAACAACATAACTGCAAAGCAACTGGCTACTGGAAAACTAACAGTCTTAAATACAATTTCCTTTTGTTGGCCCATGAATATCTGTTTGTTTTTCGAAAATAA
- a CDS encoding type II restriction endonuclease: MRNFAEWFEKFKSSIADYKYYTDFEKVYRNVDNIKVELNILNSLIGENDIELCFTNLVRRYPEIIKCIPLLLAVRTSEIYAIDDDGEFLYSFSKMNYSLEQYKIFMRKTGLFRLIQEHLVSNLVDYATGVETGLDSNGRKNRGGHLMENLVESHLRKAGLVRDATYFKEMTIAAIEKNWGINLATLSNQGKAVKRFDFVVKASSNIYGIETNFYASGGSKLNETARSYKTLALEAQHIPRFTFVWFTDGRGWQSARNNLEETFDVMQHIYSIADLENGVMGKIFI, from the coding sequence ATGCGAAATTTCGCGGAATGGTTTGAAAAATTCAAATCAAGCATTGCAGACTACAAATACTACACAGATTTTGAAAAAGTTTATAGAAATGTTGACAATATAAAAGTTGAATTAAATATTCTAAACTCCCTTATCGGGGAAAATGACATAGAGCTATGCTTTACAAATCTTGTACGCAGATATCCTGAAATAATAAAATGTATACCGCTTTTGCTCGCTGTTCGCACTAGTGAAATCTATGCCATTGATGATGATGGCGAATTTTTATATTCCTTCTCAAAAATGAATTATTCTTTAGAACAATATAAAATATTTATGCGTAAAACTGGACTATTCAGACTGATACAAGAGCATCTTGTGTCTAATCTTGTTGACTATGCTACAGGGGTTGAAACAGGGCTTGACAGCAATGGGCGGAAAAATCGTGGTGGCCACTTAATGGAAAACCTTGTGGAATCTCATCTGCGTAAAGCCGGCCTTGTTCGTGACGCAACCTATTTTAAAGAAATGACCATAGCTGCCATAGAAAAAAACTGGGGTATAAACCTAGCGACGTTATCCAATCAAGGCAAGGCCGTTAAACGATTTGATTTTGTCGTTAAGGCTTCATCGAACATATATGGAATTGAAACAAACTTTTACGCCAGCGGGGGATCAAAGCTGAACGAAACAGCTCGCAGTTATAAAACCCTAGCGCTTGAAGCTCAACACATTCCCAGGTTTACATTTGTATGGTTTACAGATGGGCGGGGTTGGCAGTCGGCGCGAAACAACCTTGAAGAAACCTTTGACGTCATGCAACATATCTATAGCATCGCTGATCTTGAAAATGGCGTTATGGGGAAAATATTTATATGA
- a CDS encoding Dam family site-specific DNA-(adenine-N6)-methyltransferase produces MDMMTTKQAAVKWGISARRVTALCTENRIQGAVVVGKMWLIPKTAQKPEDGRSTRFEPPMDTPVKPFLKWVGGKAQVLNEIRQQYPAELGRRITKYAEPFVGGGAVLFDVISRHRIQHAYISDINKELITAYTAIRDNVDDVINELQRLESNYISADNALQKEIYYKNRQRFNDIKLLKNSTIETSSLFIFLNKTCFNGLYRVNSHGNFNVPQGSYKNPKICDVKNLQKVSSLLQGIHIVCGDYKQSGTFIDKNTFAYFDPPYRPLTATANFTAYATSGFGDNEQRELALFINEISARGAHIVASNSDPKNADVKDNFFDNLYAKHKIIRIGANRAINSVGGSRGKISELLICNT; encoded by the coding sequence ATGGATATGATGACGACGAAACAAGCTGCCGTTAAATGGGGCATTTCCGCGCGGCGCGTAACCGCGCTGTGCACAGAAAACCGGATTCAAGGAGCCGTAGTTGTCGGCAAGATGTGGCTTATCCCTAAAACAGCCCAAAAACCGGAAGACGGGCGATCCACTCGGTTTGAGCCACCAATGGATACCCCCGTCAAGCCCTTTCTGAAATGGGTGGGAGGAAAAGCGCAGGTTTTAAATGAGATCCGACAGCAGTATCCGGCAGAACTTGGAAGACGCATTACAAAATATGCTGAGCCATTTGTTGGCGGCGGAGCCGTCCTTTTTGACGTCATCAGCAGGCATAGAATACAGCATGCCTACATAAGCGATATAAACAAAGAACTTATCACAGCATATACAGCAATACGCGACAATGTCGATGACGTTATAAATGAGCTGCAGCGTCTTGAATCAAATTATATCTCAGCTGATAATGCGCTACAAAAAGAAATATATTATAAAAACAGGCAACGCTTTAACGATATAAAATTATTAAAAAATTCCACAATTGAGACTTCTTCTCTATTTATATTTCTCAACAAAACCTGCTTCAATGGATTGTACAGGGTCAATTCACACGGAAATTTCAATGTTCCACAAGGCAGCTACAAAAATCCAAAAATCTGCGATGTCAAAAACCTGCAAAAAGTTTCATCCCTGCTGCAAGGCATTCATATCGTCTGCGGGGACTACAAGCAATCCGGCACGTTCATAGACAAAAACACCTTTGCCTATTTTGACCCACCTTATCGCCCGCTGACAGCAACGGCAAACTTCACCGCCTATGCAACCAGCGGATTTGGCGATAATGAGCAAAGGGAACTTGCCCTTTTTATAAATGAGATAAGTGCGCGTGGAGCCCATATTGTCGCAAGCAACAGCGACCCCAAGAATGCGGATGTAAAGGACAATTTTTTTGACAATCTTTATGCAAAACACAAAATCATACGCATTGGCGCAAACAGGGCCATCAACTCTGTGGGGGGCTCACGTGGGAAGATAAGTGAATTGCTTATCTGCAATACTTAA